From Pseudomonas fluorescens, one genomic window encodes:
- a CDS encoding outer membrane protein OmpK, translated as MIRMQTHLLLAGGLLAASQAMAGDLLLWQTNSLSYLYGKDFVVNPRIQQTITFEHADRWKYGDNFLFVDSTYYNGEKDRNKGVHAYYGEFSPRLSFGKIFDRRFEFGPIKDVLLAMTYENGEDDTEAYLIGPGFDLAVPGFNFFTLNFYNRHTEGSRAGDNVWQITPAWSYTVPVGNSSLLLDGYIDWVVDNDENRHGTYHANLHFNPQIKYDLGKSLGWREKQVYVGVEYSYWKDKYGIENTSNFDTNENTTSLLVKVHF; from the coding sequence ATGATTCGGATGCAAACCCACTTGCTGTTGGCAGGAGGTCTGTTGGCCGCGAGTCAGGCCATGGCCGGCGATCTGCTGCTGTGGCAGACCAACAGCCTAAGCTACCTGTACGGCAAGGACTTCGTGGTCAACCCACGGATCCAGCAGACGATCACCTTCGAACACGCCGACCGCTGGAAGTACGGTGACAACTTCCTGTTCGTCGACAGCACCTATTACAACGGCGAGAAAGACCGCAACAAAGGGGTCCATGCCTACTACGGCGAGTTCAGCCCGCGCCTGTCCTTCGGCAAGATCTTCGACCGGCGTTTCGAATTCGGCCCGATCAAGGATGTCCTGCTGGCGATGACCTACGAGAACGGCGAAGACGACACCGAAGCCTACCTAATCGGCCCAGGTTTCGACCTCGCGGTCCCTGGCTTCAACTTCTTCACCCTGAACTTCTACAACCGCCACACCGAAGGCTCCCGCGCCGGCGACAACGTCTGGCAGATCACCCCGGCCTGGTCCTACACCGTACCTGTGGGCAATTCGAGCCTGCTGCTCGATGGCTACATCGACTGGGTTGTGGACAACGACGAAAACCGCCACGGCACCTACCACGCCAACCTGCACTTCAACCCACAAATCAAGTACGACCTGGGCAAGTCCCTGGGCTGGCGCGAAAAGCAGGTCTATGTCGGCGTCGAATACAGCTACTGGAAAGATAAATACGGCATCGAAAACACCTCCAACTTCGACACCAACGAAAACACCACCAGCCTGCTGGTGAAGGTGCACTTCTGA
- a CDS encoding outer membrane protein OmpK, giving the protein MKRTCTSLMLAGSLLAGGQAMAGDLLQWQNNSLTYLYGKDFQVNPRIQQTVTFEHADGWKYGDNFFFIDKIFYNGKEDAFAGKNTHYGEFQPRLSFGKIFDQKFEFGPIKDVLLAMTYEFGEDDTESYLIGPGFDLAIPGFDYFQLNFYSRHTEGSRPGDDVWQITPVWSYTIPVGSSDVLIDGYMDWVVDNDVNSKGTYHANLHFNPQIKYDLGKALNLGEKQLYVGVEYDYWKDKYGIEDTQAFKTDQSVTSFLVKVHF; this is encoded by the coding sequence ATGAAACGTACGTGCACTAGCCTGATGCTCGCGGGATCCTTGTTGGCAGGCGGCCAAGCCATGGCCGGCGATCTGCTGCAGTGGCAGAACAACAGCCTGACTTACCTCTACGGCAAAGACTTTCAAGTCAACCCGCGGATCCAGCAGACCGTGACCTTCGAGCACGCCGATGGCTGGAAGTACGGCGACAACTTCTTCTTCATCGACAAGATCTTCTACAACGGTAAAGAAGATGCCTTCGCTGGCAAAAACACCCACTACGGCGAGTTCCAGCCGCGCCTGTCGTTCGGAAAAATCTTCGACCAGAAATTCGAATTCGGTCCGATCAAGGACGTGTTGCTGGCCATGACCTACGAGTTTGGCGAAGACGACACCGAGTCCTACCTGATCGGTCCAGGTTTCGATCTGGCGATCCCGGGCTTCGACTACTTCCAGTTGAACTTCTACAGCCGCCACACCGAAGGTAGCCGCCCGGGTGATGATGTCTGGCAGATCACTCCGGTCTGGTCCTACACCATTCCTGTAGGCAGCTCCGACGTGCTGATCGACGGTTATATGGACTGGGTGGTCGACAACGACGTCAACAGCAAAGGCACCTACCACGCCAACCTGCACTTCAACCCACAGATCAAGTACGACTTGGGCAAGGCGCTGAACCTGGGCGAGAAGCAGCTGTACGTGGGTGTCGAGTACGACTACTGGAAAGACAAGTACGGTATCGAAGACACTCAGGCCTTCAAGACCGACCAGAGCGTGACCAGTTTCCTGGTCAAGGTGCACTTCTGA
- a CDS encoding anti-sigma factor, with amino-acid sequence MNTRPEDDSPDATDELASEYVLGTLPAEQRLEVQRRLERDPGLRAAVDSWEQRLLALTELAEPQTPTPRLWERIERSLGSLERRTPDARSKPVTSWWNLLPLWRGLAGAGLVASLLLGIMLLTRTVAVSPTTYLVVLVAPQNQAPGWVIQASSPREIQLIPLGVAQVPSDKALEFWTKADGWQGPVSLGLVKPDQTLSVPLDKLPPLQPNQLFELTLENPGGSQTGKPTGPVQFIGRAVKVL; translated from the coding sequence ATGAACACACGCCCTGAAGACGACAGTCCGGACGCCACCGACGAACTGGCCAGTGAGTATGTGCTGGGCACCTTGCCCGCCGAGCAACGCCTCGAGGTTCAGCGGCGTCTTGAGCGTGATCCAGGGCTGCGGGCCGCAGTGGATAGCTGGGAGCAGCGCTTGCTGGCCTTGACCGAGCTTGCCGAACCGCAAACGCCGACGCCCAGGCTGTGGGAGCGAATCGAGCGCAGCCTGGGCAGTCTCGAGCGACGCACACCTGACGCACGCTCTAAGCCCGTCACCTCATGGTGGAATCTTCTGCCGTTGTGGCGCGGGCTCGCAGGCGCGGGGCTGGTGGCAAGCTTGCTACTCGGCATCATGCTGCTGACGAGAACGGTGGCGGTGAGTCCGACCACCTATCTGGTGGTGTTGGTAGCGCCGCAGAATCAGGCGCCCGGCTGGGTGATCCAGGCGAGCAGTCCGCGGGAAATCCAGTTGATACCCTTGGGGGTGGCGCAGGTGCCGAGCGACAAGGCGCTGGAGTTCTGGACCAAGGCCGATGGCTGGCAGGGTCCGGTATCGCTGGGCTTGGTCAAGCCTGATCAAACACTGTCGGTGCCGTTGGACAAACTGCCGCCACTGCAGCCCAACCAATTGTTCGAGTTGACCCTGGAGAATCCTGGCGGATCGCAGACAGGCAAACCGACTGGGCCGGTGCAGTTCATCGGTCGTGCGGTCAAAGTGCTCTGA
- a CDS encoding sigma-70 family RNA polymerase sigma factor produces MSLPEHGYDYEACLAACARGEKQALRALYEQESARLLGVAQRIAGDKALAEDIVHDAFIRIWTGAASFDPARGSARGWIFSVTRHLALNFVRGHAREVPYSEPETVAAEHLDTFDYQARSGRIYGCLEQLDPARRNCLLHAYVDGYSHSQIAQKMNTPLGTVKAWIKRSLAALRECMG; encoded by the coding sequence TTGTCCCTACCCGAGCACGGTTATGACTATGAAGCCTGCCTGGCGGCGTGCGCTCGCGGCGAGAAGCAGGCATTGCGGGCGTTGTATGAGCAGGAAAGCGCCCGGCTCCTGGGCGTCGCCCAGCGCATCGCTGGCGACAAGGCCCTGGCCGAAGACATTGTGCACGATGCCTTTATCAGGATTTGGACCGGTGCCGCCAGCTTTGATCCAGCACGGGGTTCGGCGCGCGGCTGGATCTTCAGCGTGACGCGCCATCTGGCCTTGAACTTTGTGCGAGGGCACGCCCGCGAAGTGCCTTACAGTGAGCCAGAAACGGTGGCTGCGGAACACTTGGATACCTTCGATTATCAAGCCCGTTCCGGGCGTATTTATGGCTGCCTGGAGCAGCTCGACCCCGCGCGTCGTAACTGCCTGTTGCACGCGTATGTGGACGGCTACTCGCATTCACAGATTGCGCAAAAAATGAACACACCCCTGGGGACCGTCAAAGCCTGGATCAAACGCAGCCTGGCGGCATTGCGCGAGTGCATGGGATGA
- a CDS encoding DUF3455 domain-containing protein, protein MNAKRFFGIVGATLTATCWLSAAPAAFAQAQLPDSIKVPDGHKIALETVGVGEITYECRDKPNTAGQTEWFFVGPKAVLNDRSGKPVGSYFGPPATWQAKDGSTVTGTQLAVAPAGTGDLPYQLVKANPAQGQGAMNGVSYIQRLAVKGGVAPGTKCSVANRGAREVVKYQADYIFWAAK, encoded by the coding sequence ATGAACGCTAAACGATTCTTCGGTATTGTCGGCGCCACGCTCACCGCCACCTGCTGGTTGTCCGCCGCGCCTGCGGCCTTCGCGCAAGCTCAACTGCCTGACAGCATCAAAGTCCCGGACGGTCATAAAATCGCCCTGGAGACCGTCGGCGTTGGCGAAATCACCTACGAATGCCGTGACAAACCCAACACAGCCGGGCAGACCGAGTGGTTTTTCGTCGGGCCCAAAGCCGTGCTCAATGATCGCAGCGGCAAGCCGGTTGGCAGCTACTTTGGACCGCCCGCCACCTGGCAGGCCAAAGATGGTTCGACCGTCACCGGGACCCAACTGGCGGTAGCGCCGGCGGGCACTGGCGACCTGCCTTATCAATTGGTCAAGGCCAACCCTGCGCAGGGCCAGGGTGCGATGAATGGTGTCAGTTACATCCAGCGCCTGGCCGTCAAAGGTGGTGTTGCGCCTGGCACTAAGTGTTCCGTGGCTAACCGCGGCGCCCGAGAAGTGGTGAAGTATCAGGCGGACTATATTTTTTGGGCCGCCAAGTAA
- a CDS encoding patatin-like phospholipase family protein, whose translation MSPGEPVTGLILSGGGARAAYQVGVLAAIAELLPAGASNPFPVIVGTSAGAVNAVSLASGALDFSAAVRRLTEFWQGFRSHQVLRSDWPGVIRQASRFVSHSLLGIGAKVPVALLNSSPLRHLLEHKLDLRGIDQAIAQKQLHAVAVTAFGYESGQAVTFYQGGRSIDAWLRHRRVGVPTQLKVEHLLASSAIPLLFAPVKIGDEYFGDGAVRQSAPISPALHLGASRVLVVGVSGNPRGLDPQNPMQRAYTGQQPSLAQIGGHMLNSTFIDSLESDIELLQRLNQFSQLLPINEQSRSLGVAPVDVLVIAPSQPIDEIAARHRQELPPALRLFLRGPGATRTSGAGVLSYLLFEAGYCSELIELGRRDALAKRDELCRFLGITEPAIPA comes from the coding sequence ATGAGTCCAGGCGAACCGGTTACAGGCTTGATTCTTTCCGGCGGTGGGGCTCGGGCGGCTTATCAGGTGGGGGTGCTGGCGGCCATCGCCGAACTGCTGCCGGCAGGTGCGAGCAATCCGTTTCCGGTGATCGTCGGCACCTCCGCCGGGGCGGTCAACGCAGTGAGCCTGGCCAGCGGCGCGCTGGACTTCAGCGCTGCGGTCCGGCGCTTGACCGAGTTCTGGCAGGGTTTTCGTAGCCATCAGGTGCTGCGCAGCGATTGGCCGGGGGTGATTCGCCAAGCCAGTCGCTTCGTCAGCCACAGCCTGCTGGGGATTGGCGCCAAGGTCCCGGTGGCGCTGCTCAACAGCTCGCCCTTGCGCCACTTGCTGGAGCACAAGCTCGACCTGCGCGGCATCGACCAGGCCATCGCGCAAAAGCAGCTGCACGCCGTGGCTGTCACTGCCTTTGGTTACGAATCCGGGCAAGCCGTGACCTTCTACCAGGGCGGGCGCAGCATCGATGCCTGGCTGCGCCATCGGCGAGTTGGTGTGCCGACCCAGCTCAAGGTCGAGCACTTGCTCGCCAGTTCGGCAATCCCCTTGCTGTTTGCCCCGGTAAAAATCGGTGACGAGTACTTCGGTGATGGTGCCGTTCGTCAGTCGGCGCCGATCAGCCCGGCGCTGCACCTGGGCGCGAGCCGGGTGCTGGTGGTAGGGGTCAGTGGCAACCCGCGCGGCCTTGACCCGCAAAATCCCATGCAGCGCGCCTACACCGGCCAGCAGCCATCGCTGGCTCAGATCGGCGGACACATGCTCAACAGTACGTTCATCGACAGTCTGGAGAGTGATATCGAGTTGCTGCAGCGCTTGAATCAGTTCAGCCAGTTGCTGCCCATCAATGAGCAGTCACGTAGCCTCGGTGTGGCGCCGGTGGACGTGCTGGTGATCGCACCCAGTCAGCCGATTGACGAAATCGCCGCCCGCCATCGCCAGGAACTACCACCCGCGCTACGTCTGTTTTTACGCGGCCCGGGCGCGACCAGGACCAGCGGGGCAGGGGTTTTGAGTTACTTGCTGTTCGAGGCCGGGTATTGCAGCGAACTGATCGAACTGGGGCGGCGTGATGCCTTGGCCAAGCGCGACGAATTGTGCCGCTTCCTGGGTATCACAGAGCCGGCCATCCCGGCCTGA
- a CDS encoding lipid A biosynthesis lauroyl acyltransferase → MDRPQFRAAFLSPRFWPLWCGLGLLWLVVQLPYSWLLWIGRLLGAGMYRVASERRRIAKRNLELCFPEKTPDERKRLLKENFASTGIAFFEMAMSWWWPRERLARLSHVEGLEHLKQAQREGKGVILMALHFTTLEVGAALLGQQHTIDGMYREHKNPLFDFIQRRGRERHNLDSLAIEREDVRGMFKLLRAGRAIWYAPDQDYGAKQSIFVPLFGIMAATVPATSKFAKLGKALVVPFTQERLADGSGYRLVIHAPFDNFPGESDEADCIRINQWIESAVRGCPEQYLWAHRRFKSRPPGEPKLYAKRG, encoded by the coding sequence ATGGATCGCCCGCAATTTCGAGCTGCATTTCTTTCCCCACGTTTTTGGCCGCTATGGTGCGGTCTAGGGCTGCTGTGGCTGGTTGTCCAGTTGCCGTATTCGTGGCTTCTTTGGATTGGTCGCCTGCTGGGTGCCGGCATGTATCGGGTCGCCAGCGAGCGCCGACGCATCGCCAAACGCAACCTTGAACTGTGTTTTCCGGAGAAAACTCCCGACGAACGCAAGCGTTTGCTCAAGGAAAACTTCGCTTCCACCGGCATCGCCTTCTTCGAAATGGCCATGAGCTGGTGGTGGCCCCGTGAGCGCCTGGCGCGGCTGTCCCATGTCGAAGGGCTGGAGCACCTGAAACAGGCCCAGCGCGAGGGCAAGGGCGTGATTCTGATGGCCCTGCACTTCACCACTCTGGAAGTCGGCGCGGCATTGCTTGGCCAGCAGCACACCATCGACGGCATGTACCGCGAGCACAAGAACCCGCTGTTCGACTTCATCCAGCGCCGTGGCCGCGAGCGCCATAACCTCGACTCTCTGGCGATCGAACGGGAAGACGTGCGCGGCATGTTCAAGCTGCTGCGCGCGGGCCGGGCGATCTGGTACGCACCGGACCAGGACTACGGCGCCAAGCAGAGTATCTTCGTGCCGCTGTTCGGGATCATGGCGGCGACGGTTCCGGCCACCAGCAAGTTCGCCAAGCTGGGCAAGGCCCTTGTGGTGCCGTTTACCCAGGAGCGCCTGGCCGACGGCAGTGGCTATCGCCTGGTGATCCATGCGCCGTTCGATAATTTCCCGGGGGAAAGCGACGAGGCTGACTGCATTCGCATCAACCAATGGATCGAAAGTGCGGTGCGCGGCTGCCCCGAGCAATACCTGTGGGCCCACCGGCGCTTCAAGAGCCGGCCACCGGGTGAGCCGAAGCTGTATGCCAAGCGTGGTTGA
- the minC gene encoding septum site-determining protein MinC → MSQTEPLDQDPVFQLKGSMLAITVLELARNDLETLDRQLAAKVALAPNFFSNAPLVLALDKLPAHEGTVDLPALMRVCRHHGLRTLAIRASRIEDIAAAIAVDLPVLPPSGARERTLDLPEPAAQKKPEKPPEPTIKPTRIITSPVRGGQQIYAQGGDLVVVSSVSPGAELLADGNIHVYGPMRGRALAGVKGDGKARIFCQQMSAELLSIAGHYKVSEDLRRDPLWGAGVQVSLSGDVLNIIRL, encoded by the coding sequence ATGAGCCAAACCGAACCGCTAGACCAAGATCCCGTGTTCCAGTTGAAGGGCAGCATGCTCGCCATTACCGTGCTGGAGCTGGCCCGCAACGACCTGGAAACCCTCGACCGGCAACTGGCTGCGAAGGTTGCTCTGGCACCCAATTTCTTTAGCAACGCGCCGCTGGTGCTGGCCCTGGACAAACTGCCGGCCCACGAAGGCACGGTCGATTTGCCGGCGCTGATGCGTGTGTGCCGCCACCATGGCCTGCGCACCCTGGCCATTCGCGCCAGTCGCATTGAAGACATTGCCGCGGCGATCGCCGTCGACTTGCCGGTGCTGCCGCCGTCGGGCGCCCGCGAACGCACCCTCGACCTGCCGGAACCCGCAGCGCAGAAAAAACCGGAAAAACCACCCGAGCCGACGATCAAGCCGACCCGCATCATTACCTCGCCAGTACGCGGCGGTCAGCAGATTTACGCCCAAGGTGGCGATTTGGTAGTGGTTTCCTCTGTAAGCCCGGGCGCGGAACTTCTCGCCGATGGCAACATCCATGTATACGGCCCGATGCGCGGTCGAGCGCTGGCCGGGGTCAAAGGCGATGGCAAGGCACGGATTTTCTGTCAGCAAATGAGCGCTGAACTGCTGTCCATCGCCGGTCATTACAAGGTCTCCGAAGATCTGCGCCGCGACCCGCTTTGGGGGGCTGGGGTACAAGTCAGCCTGTCGGGCGACGTGTTGAACATCATTCGGCTTTAA
- the minD gene encoding septum site-determining protein MinD has protein sequence MAKILVVTSGKGGVGKTTTSAAIGTGLAMRGHKTVIVDFDVGLRNLDLIMGCERRVVYDFVNVVNGEANLQQALIKDKRLENLYVLAASQTRDKDALTTEGVEKVLMQLKEDFDFVVCDSPAGIEKGAHLAMYFADEAIVVTNPEVSSVRDSDRMLGLLASKSRRAERGEDPIKEHLLITRYHPERVSKGEMLGVEDVKEILSVTLLGVIPESQAVLKASNQGVPVILDDQSDAGQAYSDTVDRLLGKTVDHRFLDVQKKGFFERLFGGN, from the coding sequence TTGGCCAAGATTCTCGTGGTTACATCCGGCAAGGGTGGTGTGGGTAAGACCACCACCAGCGCCGCTATCGGTACCGGCCTCGCAATGCGCGGTCACAAAACAGTCATCGTCGACTTCGACGTCGGCCTGCGTAACCTCGACCTGATCATGGGTTGCGAGCGCCGCGTGGTGTATGACTTTGTCAACGTGGTCAACGGCGAAGCCAACCTGCAGCAGGCCCTGATCAAGGACAAGCGCCTTGAGAACCTCTACGTGCTGGCCGCCAGCCAGACCCGCGACAAAGACGCGCTGACCACCGAGGGCGTGGAAAAAGTGCTGATGCAACTCAAGGAGGATTTTGATTTCGTGGTCTGCGACTCCCCGGCCGGTATCGAAAAAGGTGCCCACCTGGCCATGTACTTCGCTGACGAAGCGATCGTCGTGACCAACCCGGAAGTCTCCTCGGTACGTGACTCCGACCGCATGCTTGGCCTGCTGGCCAGCAAATCGCGTCGCGCCGAACGAGGCGAAGACCCGATCAAAGAGCACCTGCTGATTACCCGCTACCATCCAGAGCGCGTAAGCAAAGGCGAAATGCTCGGCGTTGAAGACGTCAAGGAAATCCTCTCGGTGACCCTGCTCGGCGTGATCCCGGAATCCCAGGCGGTGCTCAAGGCCTCCAACCAGGGTGTTCCGGTGATTCTCGACGACCAGAGCGATGCCGGCCAGGCCTACAGCGATACCGTAGATCGCCTGCTGGGCAAGACCGTGGATCATCGATTCCTCGATGTACAGAAGAAGGGATTCTTCGAGCGCCTGTTTGGAGGCAACTAA
- the minE gene encoding cell division topological specificity factor MinE, giving the protein MNLFDFFRANKKQSTASVAKERLQIIVAHERGQRSTPDYLPALQKELVEVIRKYVNIGSDDVHVALENQGSCSILELNITLPDR; this is encoded by the coding sequence ATGAACCTTTTTGACTTCTTTCGTGCCAACAAAAAGCAAAGCACCGCGTCGGTAGCGAAAGAGCGTCTACAGATCATCGTGGCGCACGAACGCGGCCAACGCAGCACCCCGGACTACCTGCCAGCCTTGCAGAAGGAATTGGTAGAAGTGATCCGCAAGTACGTCAATATCGGCTCCGATGACGTACACGTGGCACTGGAAAACCAGGGCAGCTGCTCGATTCTGGAACTCAACATCACCCTGCCCGATCGCTGA
- a CDS encoding RluA family pseudouridine synthase, with the protein MPLSNIHILHQDAAVLVVNKPTLLLSVPGRADDNKDCLITRLQENGYPEARIVHRLDWETSGIILLARDPDTHRELSRQFHDRETEKAYTALCWGQPELDSGSIDLPLRYDPPTKPRHVVDHEFGKHALTFWRVLERCGDWCRVELTPITGRSHQLRVHMLSIGHPLLGDGLYAHPQALAAYPRLCLHASMLSFTHPQSGERLRFECPAPF; encoded by the coding sequence ATGCCGCTGTCGAATATCCACATCCTCCATCAGGATGCCGCCGTCCTGGTGGTGAACAAGCCGACCCTGCTGCTCTCCGTGCCGGGCCGTGCCGATGACAACAAGGACTGCCTGATTACCCGTCTGCAGGAAAACGGCTACCCGGAAGCGCGGATTGTTCATCGCCTGGATTGGGAAACCTCGGGCATCATCCTGCTGGCCCGTGACCCGGACACCCATCGCGAGCTGTCTCGTCAGTTTCATGATCGTGAAACCGAAAAAGCCTACACGGCGCTGTGCTGGGGCCAGCCAGAGCTGGACAGTGGCAGCATCGACCTGCCGCTGCGCTACGATCCGCCGACCAAGCCACGGCACGTGGTGGATCACGAATTCGGCAAGCATGCCCTGACCTTCTGGCGCGTCCTCGAGCGTTGCGGCGACTGGTGCCGGGTCGAGCTGACACCGATCACCGGGCGCTCTCATCAATTGCGCGTGCACATGCTGTCCATCGGCCACCCGCTGCTCGGCGACGGGCTGTATGCCCACCCGCAAGCCCTGGCGGCGTATCCTCGGCTATGCCTGCACGCCAGCATGCTGAGCTTTACCCACCCGCAAAGTGGCGAGCGCCTGCGCTTCGAGTGCCCGGCACCGTTTTAA
- a CDS encoding M18 family aminopeptidase, with translation MREELNQGLIDFLRASPTPFHATASLVQRLEAAGYQRLDEREPWTTEANGRYYVTRNDSSIVAIKLGRNSPLYDGIRMVGAHTDSPCLRVKPQPELQRQGFWQLGVEVYGGALLAPWFDRDLSLAGRVTFRRDGKVESQLIDFKAPIAIIPNLAIHLNREANQGWAINAQTELPPILAQFAGDERVDFRAVLTNQLALEHGLNADVVLDYELSFYDTQGAAVIGLHGDFIAGARLDNLLSCYAGLQALLTADTEETCVFVANDHEEVGSCSACGADGPMLEQTLRRLLPEGEEFVRTIQKSLLISADNAHGVHPNYADKHDANHGPKLNAGPVIKVNSNQRYATNSETAGFFRHLCMAEEVPVQSFVVRSDMGCGSTIGPITASHLGVRTVDIGLPTFAMHSIRELCGSHDLVHLVKVLSAFYASRELP, from the coding sequence ATGCGCGAAGAGTTGAACCAAGGCCTGATCGACTTCCTCAGGGCCTCCCCTACCCCCTTTCATGCCACTGCCAGCCTGGTTCAGCGCCTGGAAGCGGCGGGTTATCAGCGCCTTGACGAGCGCGAACCCTGGACCACCGAAGCCAACGGTCGCTACTACGTCACCCGTAATGATTCCTCGATCGTGGCCATCAAGCTGGGCCGTAACTCGCCGCTGTACGACGGCATCCGCATGGTCGGCGCTCACACCGACAGTCCGTGCCTGCGAGTCAAGCCGCAACCCGAATTGCAGCGCCAGGGTTTCTGGCAACTGGGCGTCGAAGTCTATGGCGGCGCGCTGCTTGCCCCCTGGTTCGACCGCGACCTTTCGCTGGCTGGCCGGGTGACCTTCCGCCGCGACGGCAAGGTCGAAAGCCAACTGATCGATTTCAAGGCGCCGATTGCGATCATTCCCAACCTGGCGATCCACCTCAACCGCGAAGCCAACCAGGGCTGGGCGATCAACGCGCAAACCGAGCTGCCGCCGATCCTTGCGCAGTTTGCCGGCGACGAGCGCGTCGACTTCCGTGCCGTGCTGACCAATCAACTGGCACTGGAACATGGCCTCAACGCCGACGTGGTGCTGGATTACGAGCTGAGTTTCTACGATACCCAGGGCGCAGCCGTGATCGGCCTGCACGGCGACTTCATCGCCGGCGCGCGCCTGGACAACTTGCTGTCGTGCTACGCCGGCCTCCAAGCCTTGCTCACCGCCGATACCGAGGAAACCTGCGTCTTCGTCGCCAACGACCACGAAGAAGTTGGCTCCTGCTCGGCCTGCGGTGCCGATGGCCCGATGCTCGAACAGACCCTGCGCCGCCTGCTGCCTGAAGGCGAAGAGTTCGTGCGCACGATCCAGAAATCGCTGCTGATTTCTGCCGACAATGCCCACGGCGTGCACCCCAACTACGCCGACAAGCACGACGCCAACCACGGCCCGAAACTCAATGCCGGCCCGGTGATCAAGGTCAACAGCAACCAGCGCTACGCCACCAACAGCGAAACCGCCGGTTTCTTCCGCCACCTGTGCATGGCCGAAGAAGTACCGGTGCAGAGCTTCGTGGTGCGCAGCGACATGGGTTGCGGCTCGACCATCGGCCCGATCACCGCCAGCCATCTGGGCGTGCGCACTGTGGACATCGGCCTGCCGACCTTTGCCATGCACTCGATCCGCGAACTGTGTGGCAGCCATGACCTGGTGCATCTGGTGAAAGTGCTCAGCGCGTTCTACGCCTCGCGCGAATTACCCTGA